The following nucleotide sequence is from Carboxydothermus pertinax.
GGGGACTTAAACCAAAGGATAATAGCCGTTCCACCATAATAAGGCAGGCACTGCTCTCCCTGCGGGCAAGCTCCCCGCTACCCATCCCATCGGATAGCATTAAGATAAGCTTCCCGGGGGAATAACGGACCACCCGGTAGCTATCCCCGGAAACCGCTTCCCCGGTTTTTACCGCCATTCCAATTCCAATTCTACCCTCTAACTCTTCTCTAGGCAAGTAGTTTAAGTTGCATTCCCCTCCGTCTCTTTGCCCACACCGTTTTTGTAGCAGGATAAATTCGCCTCCGGTCTCTTCTCCAAGGATTTGGGGTATTTTGTTCTGGCAGGGTTTATTTCCAGGGCATTTTAAGGTTTTTATTTCTACCATAAGTCCCCTTCCTCCCGAAGGTTTGGCTAAAACCGTAACTACCGGTAAATTTTCTTCACAAAGCCTTCTAAAGATTTTTACCGAGTTTTTCTGGTCATAAAGAAAATCCAAATCCAATGCCCGATTTAATTCTAAAAATATTTCACCAACTCCCTTTAACTGGTGCTTGGTAAGCTGTTCTTCTTCAAAAAGCTTTTTCTGCCAGCGGCTTTTTTCCTTCTCCATTAAGTAAACACAAATAAGTTCGTTTAATAGCTCGTTTATCCTGAGGCAACGTTTATAAAAAAACCCGGGAACATCAGACTTATTAATCTGCCCTTTATTTTCTAAAATCGTTAGCATTTCTAAAAGAGCATGGTAAGTTCCAAAAAACTCCCGTTCCCAGCAAAGTCGGGTAAATGTACAGGTTGAGCAAGTTTTTTTGGGAAAACGTTCCACTACCTCTTCAATGCGAAACTCCGGAATTACTTCCGGTGCTAAAGTAGTCGCAAGCTCTAAGAAAGAATTTCCCAAATCCAAAAATAATTCCCGGCACTCGGTCATTCGTTCTTTGGCAACTTCTCTTGGCTGATCTAAGAAAAGCCTGAATTTCCTAGTAAAACCATCAAGGGCTTCTTTAAGTCCCTCTAAATATTTTCCAGGTAAAAGTAAAAATATTCCGGCTGCTACTACACTTTGGTACGTAAAAGCTTTTATGGTTGAGAGATTTTGTAGGTAAAAGGCCAGAGCCACATCGGCCATTAAAAAACCCACCACTGCCCCAATTCTTTTAAACTCACGGAAAATCCCGGCCAATAGCCCGGCAAAGGTATAAACTCCTATGTCCGCTAAAGCCTGGCCATTTCCAAAGCAAAGAATAACACCTAAAACAGCTCC
It contains:
- the spoIIE gene encoding stage II sporulation protein E encodes the protein METKIYPFKRKKINIKFHDIKKPGPKLKVNISLRDLVVMLLAFSLGRASLVGDLYPFGPAFLGAAVAYLGIGESLLVSMFVFLGQLMVLSEGLFMFKFSQYVVLFTLGGFLLKNLNFKKKALVLPLLVFLVIAFFGVYFDKSFSGTPLDFVKIGLEASFAGVLSVIFFWAFPVLKGGPGRIGAGEEFLPVLFVIGTALIGFPKLFLGPLEVKGTLIRFLVLLTAFIGGPGLGAAGGAVLGVILCFGNGQALADIGVYTFAGLLAGIFREFKRIGAVVGFLMADVALAFYLQNLSTIKAFTYQSVVAAGIFLLLPGKYLEGLKEALDGFTRKFRLFLDQPREVAKERMTECRELFLDLGNSFLELATTLAPEVIPEFRIEEVVERFPKKTCSTCTFTRLCWEREFFGTYHALLEMLTILENKGQINKSDVPGFFYKRCLRINELLNELICVYLMEKEKSRWQKKLFEEEQLTKHQLKGVGEIFLELNRALDLDFLYDQKNSVKIFRRLCEENLPVVTVLAKPSGGRGLMVEIKTLKCPGNKPCQNKIPQILGEETGGEFILLQKRCGQRDGGECNLNYLPREELEGRIGIGMAVKTGEAVSGDSYRVVRYSPGKLILMLSDGMGSGELARRESSACLIMVERLLSFGLSPLKALEAVDALIRLKNRQERYLTLDLALVDLISRQVTFYKRGAVTSFLKRGAAVEKIAGENLPLGSGIDLKLKERYQLLFPGDLLVLMSDGLLDALGGEERVIKILLEEEDFSPELLAEYLLAHAKLRHQNVVFDDQTVIVARFFEKTRSEQVVHQISQYR